The proteins below come from a single Miscanthus floridulus cultivar M001 chromosome 1, ASM1932011v1, whole genome shotgun sequence genomic window:
- the LOC136503377 gene encoding uncharacterized protein, translated as MMAIITPRAIPVNTFGSGKNTNITYEFYNPSAVSRQLAFGQLPIKLCFADVIKPRETITCGTDWNKVVQLSPDADTTDVDISTWTPISFITESYKQWWREWKEQLFATSVHTYRHMIDSEYAIPDDAVNNPAPSVSKSGKPFNLRPVSPTSPIGYNAPTLAALTRQKILTKTITSKSKLATSRATPSAAATTLVKAFKGVRAATGSSSAIPPISSTTPSEQQLGTSANVPDAQASQSSVDAPQPIVADVQAKRKASTDTEAQPKRQRSMPIPTSAPISSVIIPQEPTTDEVTEDIPSASSADPHDIPQVASSSQAQEIALKQEQDSPNSLFSFAIDISDDDGEETSSSLALGTISAETKSKLETLLNLLQQSTAQLVDDSDPAKAIFKAIRGQVPADVEEILFPAAHLESRQLQYQRAAQRIADRAAQAQLKGEMLQLKQIADEKHKGIVNLQTSGAALKQKILDLSARKAALLAELKEIDAALTHAQQEESQLPNAVKALQQERDIQARKALAMKKKLKPVEGAADDDIKEMEEADQIRLRAILAIQSLLNV; from the exons atGATGGCTAttatcactcccagggcaattccagtaaacacattcggcagcgggaaaaacaccaacattacatatgaattttacaacccatcggcagtatcccgccaattggcttttgggcaactgccaatcaaactctgctttgccgatgtgatcaaacccagggaaacaatcacctgcggaacagactggaacaaggtagtacaactttctcctgatgccgataccacagatgtcgatatatccacctggacaccaatatctttcatcaccgagtcatacaagcaatggtggcgagagtggaaagagcaactgttcgcgacttctgttcacacatatcggcacatgatcgattctgaatatgcaatccctgacgacgcg gttaacaacccagcaccatcggtgagtaaaagtgggaaacccttcaacctccggcctgtttccccaacatcgccaatcggctacaacgctcccaccttagccgctttgacccgccAGAAGATTCTTactaagaccatcacttctaagtccaaattggctacatccagggctaccccatcggccgctgctacaaccttggtcaaagcctttaag ggggtaagagctgctacgggatcgtcatcggcaattccgccgatatcaagcaccactccttcagag caacaattgggtacatcggcaaacgtaccagatgcccaagcttcacaatcaagtgtcgatgccccccagccaatcgttgccgatgtccaagcaaagcgcaaagcttcaacagatactgaagcacagccaaaacgacaaaggtctatgccgatccctacatctgccccaatatcatcggtcatcatacctcaagaacccaccaccgatgaagtcacagaggatatcccatcggcaagctcagccgatccacacgacataccccaggttgcttcctccagtcaagcacaggaaattgccttgaaacag gaacaagattctccgaacagcctattttcctttgccattgacatttctgacgacgatggagaggaaacaagttcttcccttgcattgggaacaatatcggcagagactaaatccaagttggaaaccctcctgaacttgctacagcaaagtaccgcccaactggtagatgactcggaccccgcaaaggcaattttcaaagcaattcgtggccaggtccctgccgatgttgaagaaatactcttcccagcagctcatttagaaagccgtcaactgcaatatcaacgggctgctcagcgcattgccgatagagcagctcaagctcaacttaaaggagagatgctacaactgaaacaaatcgctgatgagaagcacaagggcatcgtcaacttgcagacttcgggtgctgcacttaagcagaaaatcttggatctatcggcaaggaaggcagctctattggctgaattgaaagaaatcgatgcagccttaactcatgctcaacaagaagaaagccagctacccaacgccgtcaaagcccttcagcaagaaagagatatccaagctcgcaaagctttagccatgaagaagaaactcaagcctgtggagggtgctgccgatgacgatatcaaagaaatggaagaagccgaccagattcgcctgcgtgcgatattagctatccaatctttgctgaacgtgtaa